The Acidithiobacillus sp. genome contains the following window.
TTGGCACCCTATACCGGGCGACGGCTAGTGAACTTCAGCGGGAAAAGCGGCAGATGCAGGACCTCCCACAACTCATTGCCGATAAACAACATTTTGTCATGGGAAAAATCACCAGTACGGACCAGCCGCAGGCGCGCGCCCTCTGGCGACATCTTTCTGGCCCCTATTTCCTGCGTTACACCGAAGACGAACTGCTCTGGCATTGTCAGGAAATACTGGCCCACAAAAGCCGCAAGACGCTGGTTGCGGTGCGGCCCCATGCACCAGAAGGCAGCGAAATCCTGATTTACGGTTCGGACCGGCCGGGGCTTTTTCAACAGATTACCGGCGCGCTCGATCGTCAATCCTTGAACATTGTCGACGCCCGGATCGATACCAGCGAGGACGGGCGCGCCATCGACACCTTTCTGGTCATCGACAACAGCCACGCCTTCGCCCACAGCGCCCAAGCCCACGCCGATCTGGGTGCCGAACTCCGCGCAATCATTGAAGGAGAGACGACCAGAAAGCCCTGCTTCGGTCCGCGCCATCGCGACCCACGCCACCGTTTTTTCGCCAATATTCCGGCTGAAATCCGCGTGGACAACCGCGCCCTACCCCGTTACACCCTACTGGAAGTCCGTGCCACAGATCAGCTTGGACTACTGTACCAGGTAGGTGAGGCACTACGCGCCTTACAACTCAATATCCACGGCGCCAAAGTCTCCACTTTTGGTGAACGGGTAGAAGATACTTTTTTCATCCTCAACGAGCGTGGGCGCAAACTATCGGATGCACAGGCCAAGGCGTTGACCCAAACCCTGGACAACATCCTGAACGGCAAGGCCGCGTAGACGATGCCGGTTGGTCAGACACACTCCCATTTCCAGTACATTCGCCCTTTCTCCAGACAGGCTCAACACCATGTGGTCATTTCTTCTTCCTGATGCCCGGCGCCGCCGCGACCGCGCCCTGGCCCTCGCCGGCGTACTGCGCAGCGCCCTGCTGGTGCAGAACATTGCGCGCAACGGCACGCAGCCTGGAGAACTGCTGCAGACCTGTATACAGAGCATTCTCGCGCTGGAGTGTCAGGATAGCCAAAGTGCCTTGGGCGATGTCGCCAGCCTGCGTCAACCCCTGGCCCTGCTCTGCCCCTTGCTGCAACGCGGCCCCGGCAACGCCCAAGAGGCCGAACTACTCCGCTACAGCATGGCGCTGACGACCCTCGGCAAACGTTTGCTTAAAAATTCGTCCGCTACCCAGCGCGTTCAGGAAGGTATCGAACAGGCACAGCGCCAGGTCGTCCATTTTGGCGATCCGACACAACGCAGCATCATTGCCGGACTTGCCCAGACTTACACAGAGGCCATCGGTACCCTGCGCCCGCGCATCATTGTCAGCGGTGAAAGCCGCTTTCTGAGCGATCCCGACGATGCCGCACGCATCCGCACCCTTCTGCTCAGCGGCATCCGTGCGGCGGTCTTGTGGCGCCAGGCGGGTGGCCACCTGCCCGGCGTCCTCCTGGAACGCCGCGGGCTCTGCCAGGAAGCAGAAGAACTGCTCGCCATCCATCCCACAGCATGACACGTTTCAACCCCATCACCGGTCGGTGATCTGGCCGAGGTCACATATTTTCAGCCCATTTCCAACGCCTGCGCCACGGCCTCTTCCACCCGCTCTATCCATATAAAAGTGAGTTGTTGCCGGGCATTCTCGGGGATATCTTCGTAATCCCGGCGGTTGCGCGTCGGCAATAGCACCGTATCAATACCGGCACGCAGCGCCGCCAGGACCTTTTCCTTGATCCCCCCGACGGGCAGCACCAAACCGCGCAGACTGATCTCGCCCGTCATGGCCACATCCGGTCGGACTTTGCGGCCGGTCAGCAGAGAAATCAATGCCACAAAGAGCGTCACCCCAGCGCTGGGTCCATCCTTGGGGATAGCACCAGCGGGGATGTGGATATGGATATCGCTCTTGTCGATACTCTCCTGGGCAATTTGCCAGTCCGCCGCCCGCGCCTTGACCAGGCTCATGGCCGCCTGGGCGCTCTCCTTCATGACATCGCCGAGCTGGCCGGTCAGGATGAGGCGGCCGTTACCGGGGCTCTTGCTGGCCTCGATAAAGAGGATATCCCCGCCCACCGGCGTCCAGGCCAGGCCGGTGGCCACGCCGGGCAGGGCTACCCGCGAAGCAACTTCGTTTTCAAAGCGCTGGGGGCCGAGGATCGTCGTCAGATCGTCGGGACGGACGTGCATCCCGCTACTGCTGCCTTCGGCGATGCGCACCGCCACCCAACGGCAAATACCCCCCAGCTCCCGTTCCAGATTGCGACAGCCGGCCTCACGGGTGTATCCGTGAATCAGCGCCAGCAAGGCATCTTCCTCCAGGACCAGTTGCGCCTCCGTCAGGCCCGCCGCCTCCCGTTGCCGGGGCAGAAGGTAGCGGGAGGCAATATGTCTCTTGTCCTCTTCCGTATAGCCCGAGAGCGCGATGATCTCCATCCGGTCCCGCAGAGGACCGGGAATGGTATCCAGGACATTGGCCGTCGCGATGAAAAAGACATGACTGAGATCGAAGGGCATGGCCAGATAGGTGTCGCGAAAGCTGCGGTTTTGCTCCGGATCGAGCACTTCCAGCAGGGCTGCGGCGGGATCACCATGGAAACCACCCGCGCCGAGCTTATCGATCTCATCCAGGAGCATCACCGGATTGCGCACTTCCACCTTGCCCAGCGCCTGGAGAATGTTGCCCGGCAGGGCGCCAATATAGGTGCGCCGATGGCCGCGGATCTCCGCCTCGTCATGGACGCCGCCCAGGCTCACCCGCACAAACTTGCGCCCCATGGCGCGGGCGATGCTCTGGCCCAGAGAGGTCTTGCCCACCCCCGGCGGTCCCACAAAGCAAAGAATGGGGCTCTTGCCATTGGGATTCAGGCGATGTACTGCCAGATGCTCCAGAATGCGCCGTTTGATCTTGTCGAGGTCATAGTGATCTTCGTCGAGAATCATTCGGGCTTCGGCGATATCGATGCGCTCCGCTGTCTCCTTGCTCCAAGGGAGGGCCAGAATGGCGTCGATATAACTGCGCACCATGCCATACTCCCCAGCCCCCTCGGGCATCCGTTGCAGGCGACGCAACTCCTTGCGGGCCACCGCCTCCGTCTCGGCGGGCAAGTGCGCCTCGTCAATGGCATGGCCCAGCGCCTCCATCTCACCGTTGCTTTCCTCTCCTTCCCCCAACTCCTGCTGGATGGCCTTGAGTTGCTCGCGCAGGAAATACTCGCGCTGGCGGCGATCCATGACCTCCTTGGTCTGCTCGCCGATCTTGTGGGTAAGCTTCAGGACCTCGATGCGATAGCTCAAAAACTGCGAGATCTGTTCCAGTCGGCTGCGGACATCAAGGTTTTCCAGGATCTGCTGGCGCTCCTCGGCCTTGAGATCGAGAAAGTTGGCAATCAGATCGGCCAGCGCTCCGGGCTGCTCCACATGAGCGATGGCCTGGGCGAGCTCCTGAGGTACCTGAGGTAGCAGAGACAGGGCTTCGGTAGCCTGCTGACGCAAGTGCAGAACACGGGCATCGAGTTCCGAACCGCTAGCGGTGATCTCCTCGAGTCGCTCGATACGGGCCGCCAGAAAGGGATAATCCGGCAAAAATTCGCGCACCCGAAAACGACTTTCGCCCTGAGCAATGAGGTGGTGGCTGCCATCGCCCGTGGTCACATAACGCAAAACACTGGCCACCGTACCCACCGCATATAAGTCACCAGGGCCGGGTGTATCGTTGCCGGGGTCCTTTTGCAGCAACACGGCAACGGGACATTCCTGGCGAATGGCCTCCTGGGCCGCTGCTACCGATGCTGCGCGACCAATACCGAGGGGCAGAACCACCCCCGGGAAAAGAACAAGATTGCGCATGGGCAATACCGGCAGAACATCCTCGGGTAATGCCTGCTTGTGGCTTCCGCTCGCCCCCGTGTGCGTGTCTTCCATTTCATACCCCCTGCTGGCGAAAGGACAAATGGAGACAGCCATCGCGCATTTCCCAGCCCTGTAAGGTCAACCCATCAGGAACTCGCAAACGCCGGTCAAAAGCGCCGTAGGGAATCTCCAGGCGATGGATATGCCCCGTTTGCAGATCTGCGGAAAGCCGGCGCAGACCACTCACCATCAGCACATTGCCGCTGAAGATCACCCGTACCGCCTCCGGGCTCACGCCCGGCAAAGCCACGACAATCTGCAGCCCCTCACTGGTCTCGAAAACATCCGTAGGCGGCTGCCATAGCGGTTGCCGATCCGACCGCGCCGGTTGAAAGAAACGCCGCTGCAGGCGTTCTGCACGCTCCAACATGTCTATGGCCTGCATCCACATAATGTCTTCCAGTTCGCGCATACCGGCCCCCTAGCTGACCTTCATCACATCCTGCTATTATAGCGTATACCGGCGCAGTTCTGATTTTTTCATCCACACCGAAAGTTGGCGCCCTCGCCATCGCTGAATGCCAGGATGATCCCACTTACTTGGACGCATTGGCCGGAACAGGTCATTGGTCAACGAGAACAGGTCACTCGTTATATCTAGCGAAACCCTGTGCAGCAACTGATGAGTCTTTCCTGTAATTCATATGATTGAAATTGTTAACCCATGCACTCACGTCACTGGCAGGCATCGGCTTGGCAAAGAGATAGCCTTGCATGGCGTGGCACTCCAGCGTCTCCAGTAATCGCAAATGACCGATGGTTTCCACGCCTTCGACGATCACGTCAAGCCCCAGCATATTGGCGGTCGTCATGACGCCGGCGACAATAGCGAAGTCCCGCGGATCGTTCAGGATATTCCGCACGAAGCTCTGATCCACCTTGATGGTTTGCGCTGGTAGTTTTTGTAGGTAACTCAGGGAGGCGCTGCCGGTACCAAAATCGTCCAAGGCGATACGCAGGCCCAAGTCATTGCAGACCCGCAAGGTTTCTTGTGCTTTGGGAAAATCAAGCAAGGGGGCGCTTTCCGTGATCTCGATTTCACACATTTCCGGCGCGATGTCAGGATGCGCAGCCAAGACCGCACGCACATCATTCAAGAACTCGGGATCCAGCAGATGGCAGGCACTGATGTTCATCGACATCCGTAAAGGAAGCCCATCGCGATGCCACTGCTCCCCTTGCGCCAACACGGCATCCAGCACGAAACATCCAATGCGTCGAGCCAGGCGGGGATGATCCAGGGCTTCGGCAAACACGGCTGGCGTGAGAATCCCGCGCTGCGGATGCGCCATCCGGATCAACGCCTCAAAGCCGATAATCCCTTGGCAGGATGCAGTCCCGTCGCGCATAGACACCACCGGCTGGTAGTACATGATCAGCCGCATAGACACCGCAAATGACAAGCTTGCATATTGGACGAGTGCTCTTTTTTCTGAACTATGAAGTATTGCATTTTTAGTATAGAAACGTAGAGTACGCAAGGCCTCGTCGTTATACGATGGCTGCAAAGAAGCGCAATCTCTACCCGGCGGGCCGACAGGACCGAAGGTTATCTAAAATCAGGCGGAGGTTGGGGAAATATGGGTGCGGTCATTGCCAACTGGCTGTTTTTCAGTCATAAGACCGTCAGCATCACACACCAAAACGGCATCAGCCAGGCGTTCGCCAGCCATCAGGGCAGCGCACCAAGAGGCAAGCACTTATGAACGGCCTGCTCCGTATCGCTCTGAAACTGCTGCTGAACGACAAAGGCAAATTCGCCACCCTGGTCATTGGCATCACCTTTTCCGTGTTTCTGATGATGCAGATGACCTCCATGTTCTCCGGCATACTCTATCAATCTGCATCCAACATCGTGAATGTCGGCGCCAGGATGTGGGTGATGGACCCCGCCGTCCAAACCCCGCAAAACAGCATCCCCATGCCCAACTACGTACTGGACGCGGTACGTAGCATACCCGGCGTAAAGTTTGCAGTGCCTTTTTATGTCGGTGCGGGCCTCGTCAGGCTCAATGACGGCACCTATCAGTCCGCCACCATCATCGGCCTGGACGATGCCAGCCTGTTCGGTCGACCGGCGATCATTTCCGGCCGCATTACGGACATTTACCAGAACAACGCCTTCATCATGGTCAAGGATGCCAACTACGCCAAGCTGGGCAGCCCCAAAATAGGCACCAGCTTTGAAATCAATGATCATCGCGCGGTTGTCGTGGCCCTGGCCCATACTCCGGTGCCCGGCCTGTTCGGTTTGCCAACCCTGTATACCACCTATAACCGCGCCACCCAGGATCTGCCCTCCACCCGCTATCTGATTTCCTACATCCTGGTGCAACCGAAAAGCACCCAGGATATCGCCGCCATCCAACAGCAGGTCAAGCGTCTGGGCTATCTGGCCTTGACCGATCAGCAGTTCATCAACCGTAACGACCGGTTCTATGAGTTTCAGACCGGGATGGGCACCAACATCCTGATCATGACCCTGATCAGTTTTCTTGTCGGCCTATCCATCGCTGGCGAGACCTTTTATATGTTCGTCCTGGACAATCTCGAGCACTTCGGCGCCCTCAAGGCCATCGGCGCAAAAAGCGGCGAACTCATTCAAATGATCGTCTTTCAGTCACTGGTCGTCGGCTTTCTGGGCTTTGGCTTCGGCGTGCTCCTGTCCTCCACCATGATCGCCATTGCCAAACTGAAGATCGCCAACTACGCCGCCATGGTGACCTACGAAAACCTGTTTATGGCCCTCATCATGGTCCTGATCATATCCGTTTTCTCGAGCTACATCGGCATCCGCAAAGTCATTCGCATAGACCCCTTCGACGTCTTCCGGGGCTAGCATGATCCTGACGGCGAAAGGCATCACCCAATCCTTTGGCGAAGCGCCGAATCAGACCTACGCGCTCCGCGACGTCAGCTTCGCTGTGGATTTCGGCGAGATGCTCTATATCGTCGGCCCTTCCGGCTCCGGCAAGACCACGCTGTTGAGCATCATCTCCGGTATCCTGCGCCCCGATGGCGGCGACGTGGTGGTGAAGGGTACAGACATCTGGAAGTTGGACAGCGACGCCTTGGCCGGCTTTCGTCTGCAGACCATTGGTTTCGTCTTTCAGGACTACCATCTTTTTCCCCGCCTGACCACGCTGGAAAATGTGGCCATTCCGCTGATTCTTCGGCGTGAGCCCTGGGACAGGAGTCTGGCCGAAGCGCGCAAAACATTGCAGATCGTCGGCCTGGCGGAAAAAGAAAGCTTACCGCCCTACAAGTTGAGCGGCGGCGAGCAACAGCGGGTCTCCATCGCCCGCGCCATCGTCGCCCAGCCGGACCTGCTGATTTTCGATGAACCTACCGCCTCCCTGGATGGAGACACCGGCAGGAAAATCATCGCCTTCGTCAAGGAGCATATTTTGAATGCGCAGCGTGCGATTATCATCGTGACCCACGACAGCAGAATTTACGAATATGCGACGCGGATCATTCGCATGGAAGATGGCAGGATCGTCCCCGGAACCGGAGTGGACCATGAGAAATAAGATACTTTTCGGGCTGGCCATCGTGGGGATCCTCATCGGCCTGGTCAGCGCCTACATATATAGTCGGCAAACGCCGCCGCAACCCCCTCTGGCCACCAACTATGATCCTTACGCCAACGGCCTATTCGCCAACGGCATCATCGAGAGTTATGCGACCAATGGCGAAAACATCAACATCTACCCGCAGGTGTCCGGAAGGGTGACCGGCATCTTCGTTCAGGATGGGCAGACCGTGGCGAAGGGGACGCCGCTCTTCGCCATCGATGACGCCGTGCAAAAGGAGGTGGTGGCCCAGAACATGGCCCAGGCCCAAGCTGCCCTGGCCCTGTTACAGGAGTTGAAAGCAGAGCCCCGCAAGGAAACCTTGCGCATTGCCAAAAAACAAGTCGAATATGCCCGAGCCAGTCTGAAATACCAGCAGGCACAACTGGAAATCACCAAAAAGGAAATGGCCATCAATCCCCAGACGGTGAGCAAACTTGCCCTGGAGAACGTGCAAAACTCTGTCCTGATCGCCGAAAACAATCTCAAAGTGACGCAGGCGCAGTATGCGCTGACCCAGGCGGGCGCCTGGAGTTACGATATCAAAAATCAACAAGCTATCTACCATGCGGCGCGCAAGACCTACGCGTCGAGTAATGCCTTGTTACAGGAATATGTCGTGCGGGCGCCGGTCACCGGCGATATCCTGCGTATCAGCACCGCGATTGGCAGTTACGCATCCCCTCAGGGCGTCTATGGCACTTATACACAGGGGATGGATCCGGTCGTGGTGATGGGCAAGAAGACCGCCTACCTGCAGGTCCGCGCCTATTTGGATGAGATATTGGTTCCAAGACTGCCTGCGCCTGCCGATATAACCGCGAAGATGTTCATTCGCGGCGCCAGTAATGTCAGCGTACCGCTGCAGTTCGTACGGATACAACCCTACGTGACGCCGAAGATCGAACTGTCCAACCAAAGGACGGAAAAAGTGGACGTGCGGGTGCTGCCAGTCCTCTTCAAATTTAAGATTCCAAAACACATGAACCTGTTTCCCGGCGAACTGGTGGATGTGTATATAGGGAAAAAGTCAGGACCATAAATGCGATACCCGTGCGCGGGCCAGAAGGCGCGGCAGGCGTCATTGCGGCCGGTGGCGGTAAAACGCCCCACATAATCCGTATATCCGGCCTCCTGCATCTGTCGCAAGGCCTCGGCCAGAAGCGCCGTTTCGATACCCAGGCCGAACACGCGGCAGGACAGCACCACCTGCACAATCTCGTTATCGCGCAGCAGAGCCAGAGCGATGAGGCCATGATTGGCGAAGCGATCTTCGGCGCTGGCGGCCAGTAACCTGCCGCCAGCGCCTAGCCACACCCGCATTTCCGCATCGGACCAGCGCTGGCCGGTGGTATTGAACTGATTGGTTTTGTTGAGCAATTCCAGAGCGCGGGCATAGCGGGAGTGCCGGGCATCGGCGATGCGATCAAAGCGCAGCGTGAGGCCCAGATCCTGCAGCCAGGCTTCCCGGTCTTGCACGGGCGCGGCCTGGTCGCGGGCCATTTTGGCCTGGATCAGTTCGGTACGATGGGCGGACTCTTCCGTTACCCGGAGCACCTGGGTTTCGGGCGCATAGAGCAAAACATGCCGCCAGCGCCCCGATCAGAAAACGCATCTGCGGAAAAGCCCGCCGTACTTCTTCAATTTCCAGGGGATTATCGTCTATAAACAGCGCCTGCTCGGGCAGGATATTGGTGGCCTGCAAAATGTCGGCGATATTGTCGGATTTGGGACGCCAGTTGATCTGCCGCGCGCAAAAGTCCTCCAACCGCAAAGCCTGTCCCCAAACCTGCCGAAAGCGATCGCAGGTTGGCGCCTCGTCATTTTTACTGGAAATAGCCAACAAAAGCCCGCGTCGCTTGCATTCCAGCAGCGCCCCCGCATAGCCGATAGGCCACCCCTCCGTGTGCCGCCAGGGAGCGACTTCCTCTTCTTCGGCCAGCACCCCACGCCAGAGGGTGTTGTCCAGGTCCGTAATGATAATTTTAACCGGGTCTTTACCACACAGCACAGCCCAGGCACCCTCCAGACGATCTAAAATATCCCGGCAAATCCACTCGCCCTGCTGACTGCGCGGAAACAATCCGGCATGGGAATAATGCCCGACATAAC
Protein-coding sequences here:
- a CDS encoding Hsp20/alpha crystallin family protein — its product is MRELEDIMWMQAIDMLERAERLQRRFFQPARSDRQPLWQPPTDVFETSEGLQIVVALPGVSPEAVRVIFSGNVLMVSGLRRLSADLQTGHIHRLEIPYGAFDRRLRVPDGLTLQGWEMRDGCLHLSFRQQGV
- a CDS encoding HAD-IIIC family phosphatase — protein: MRAEADHELLLANSIAHLNTVIEHVLRLIPSGFPILFLSFLEPPEQLFGVFGRNRDKSIYHLVRAINDEMESILSTRQNVLYFEINDIRKYYGDAGAYDGYVGHYSHAGLFPRSQQGEWICRDILDRLEGAWAVLCGKDPVKIIITDLDNTLWRGVLAEEEEVAPWRHTEGWPIGYAGALLECKRRGLLLAISSKNDEAPTCDRFRQVWGQALRLEDFCARQINWRPKSDNIADILQATNILPEQALFIDDNPLEIEEVRRAFPQMRFLIGALAACFALCARNPGAPGNGRVRPSYRTDPGQNGPRPGRARARPGSLAAGSGPHAAL
- the lon gene encoding endopeptidase La; this translates as MEDTHTGASGSHKQALPEDVLPVLPMRNLVLFPGVVLPLGIGRAASVAAAQEAIRQECPVAVLLQKDPGNDTPGPGDLYAVGTVASVLRYVTTGDGSHHLIAQGESRFRVREFLPDYPFLAARIERLEEITASGSELDARVLHLRQQATEALSLLPQVPQELAQAIAHVEQPGALADLIANFLDLKAEERQQILENLDVRSRLEQISQFLSYRIEVLKLTHKIGEQTKEVMDRRQREYFLREQLKAIQQELGEGEESNGEMEALGHAIDEAHLPAETEAVARKELRRLQRMPEGAGEYGMVRSYIDAILALPWSKETAERIDIAEARMILDEDHYDLDKIKRRILEHLAVHRLNPNGKSPILCFVGPPGVGKTSLGQSIARAMGRKFVRVSLGGVHDEAEIRGHRRTYIGALPGNILQALGKVEVRNPVMLLDEIDKLGAGGFHGDPAAALLEVLDPEQNRSFRDTYLAMPFDLSHVFFIATANVLDTIPGPLRDRMEIIALSGYTEEDKRHIASRYLLPRQREAAGLTEAQLVLEEDALLALIHGYTREAGCRNLERELGGICRWVAVRIAEGSSSGMHVRPDDLTTILGPQRFENEVASRVALPGVATGLAWTPVGGDILFIEASKSPGNGRLILTGQLGDVMKESAQAAMSLVKARAADWQIAQESIDKSDIHIHIPAGAIPKDGPSAGVTLFVALISLLTGRKVRPDVAMTGEISLRGLVLPVGGIKEKVLAALRAGIDTVLLPTRNRRDYEDIPENARQQLTFIWIERVEEAVAQALEMG
- a CDS encoding HlyD family secretion protein, coding for MRNKILFGLAIVGILIGLVSAYIYSRQTPPQPPLATNYDPYANGLFANGIIESYATNGENINIYPQVSGRVTGIFVQDGQTVAKGTPLFAIDDAVQKEVVAQNMAQAQAALALLQELKAEPRKETLRIAKKQVEYARASLKYQQAQLEITKKEMAINPQTVSKLALENVQNSVLIAENNLKVTQAQYALTQAGAWSYDIKNQQAIYHAARKTYASSNALLQEYVVRAPVTGDILRISTAIGSYASPQGVYGTYTQGMDPVVVMGKKTAYLQVRAYLDEILVPRLPAPADITAKMFIRGASNVSVPLQFVRIQPYVTPKIELSNQRTEKVDVRVLPVLFKFKIPKHMNLFPGELVDVYIGKKSGP
- the hflD gene encoding high frequency lysogenization protein HflD, with amino-acid sequence MWSFLLPDARRRRDRALALAGVLRSALLVQNIARNGTQPGELLQTCIQSILALECQDSQSALGDVASLRQPLALLCPLLQRGPGNAQEAELLRYSMALTTLGKRLLKNSSATQRVQEGIEQAQRQVVHFGDPTQRSIIAGLAQTYTEAIGTLRPRIIVSGESRFLSDPDDAARIRTLLLSGIRAAVLWRQAGGHLPGVLLERRGLCQEAEELLAIHPTA
- a CDS encoding ABC transporter permease → MNGLLRIALKLLLNDKGKFATLVIGITFSVFLMMQMTSMFSGILYQSASNIVNVGARMWVMDPAVQTPQNSIPMPNYVLDAVRSIPGVKFAVPFYVGAGLVRLNDGTYQSATIIGLDDASLFGRPAIISGRITDIYQNNAFIMVKDANYAKLGSPKIGTSFEINDHRAVVVALAHTPVPGLFGLPTLYTTYNRATQDLPSTRYLISYILVQPKSTQDIAAIQQQVKRLGYLALTDQQFINRNDRFYEFQTGMGTNILIMTLISFLVGLSIAGETFYMFVLDNLEHFGALKAIGAKSGELIQMIVFQSLVVGFLGFGFGVLLSSTMIAIAKLKIANYAAMVTYENLFMALIMVLIISVFSSYIGIRKVIRIDPFDVFRG
- a CDS encoding EAL domain-containing protein; amino-acid sequence: MRLIMYYQPVVSMRDGTASCQGIIGFEALIRMAHPQRGILTPAVFAEALDHPRLARRIGCFVLDAVLAQGEQWHRDGLPLRMSMNISACHLLDPEFLNDVRAVLAAHPDIAPEMCEIEITESAPLLDFPKAQETLRVCNDLGLRIALDDFGTGSASLSYLQKLPAQTIKVDQSFVRNILNDPRDFAIVAGVMTTANMLGLDVIVEGVETIGHLRLLETLECHAMQGYLFAKPMPASDVSAWVNNFNHMNYRKDSSVAAQGFARYNE
- a CDS encoding ABC transporter ATP-binding protein, yielding MILTAKGITQSFGEAPNQTYALRDVSFAVDFGEMLYIVGPSGSGKTTLLSIISGILRPDGGDVVVKGTDIWKLDSDALAGFRLQTIGFVFQDYHLFPRLTTLENVAIPLILRREPWDRSLAEARKTLQIVGLAEKESLPPYKLSGGEQQRVSIARAIVAQPDLLIFDEPTASLDGDTGRKIIAFVKEHILNAQRAIIIVTHDSRIYEYATRIIRMEDGRIVPGTGVDHEK